The nucleotide sequence tataatatctctttttgttatttaaaaaagatttatattaatttataaacataaaaatataatatgttaatgttatataaaatattttaatgtcaaaaaataaaaaaatcaaatatatgatgtatatcttttcaatGTTATATATCATCATCGGATCTACAACGATTTCGATTTATAATGAGAACTAACACacattcttctcttttcttattctTCACAAAATTACTATGGATAAAAAGATATGAGAAAAATCTATAATCTCTCGATGATTAACGTCACGTATCCAATTAAGTCTCTGAgagttattatatatttatagacgagagcaaaAAAGTGTAtgataaataattaagaaaatctCTCTCATTAACATCACGAGGGatcctaatatatataatatatcttatctaattatatttagttatataatataatataacaaaATGTGATTTTATCTTCAAGTGAGATATGAATTTCTATATATTTATCATGAAACAGCAActatttgatttattttgaatacTTTCTCAGAGAAATATTAAACTTTTAGTGGATAGTTGAAGATAACTAACAAAAGTAGTTTCTCTTATACTACTCTAATATCATATGAAAAAGATTATTGATCTACCTTAATTTGTTTCGAGATCCACAAATATGCCTCATTGCCTTAATATTCTCGACTCGAATCAATGCAAATTTATGACATAAGAGAGCTCTGATCTTCCAAATCGAATCGATCGAAACCAAAAACTGAAATTGACCGATGATTCCATGATTCCGAATCGATCAATTCCTAACCAATGGAATAGATGTGCACAAGAATAATGCTCCAAAATACATATCCAAACAGGGAGTGGAGAATGTTTTAATAAGGGAGAGCTGAAGTCAATCAAACCTTCCTTTTTTGTGGGAAAAATTTCAAGTCAAATCCTTGTCTCGAAGGCATGATGCAATTCCGAAAGCAAAATGCCTGCAAGATTCGGATTTATGCTTTGTATTCCTCCAATAAATTAGTAATTAGTGGTGCATTATTACCAtcgaaagaagaaaataatttattGACTTCGATTTTATTAGAAACCTCGTAGATTCTAAGCTtgagattgatctctttagggaatcgacctccttggaactctataggggttccttcctccaagttactggctacagaaaagatccagtttataaaataaaagaaatacatgattatttatagggcttctaaaccctaacttataataggactcatactcaagactcttattctttTACATAAAACAATCTCCTAactttatcattatatatatatatatatatcaaaagatcATTCTGATAAACAGTCAATCaatttttaatcttatttcttcTTAATGCATCCATATATGCATTTGAATGCTCAAAAAATATACATTAAAAATGGGACACTAGACAATATTATAGACATATCCATACTGAGTCATTGTATGAAGCCCACATAATTGTTTATATTATTGTGGAAGATCaatgaataattaattatttaaaaaatccaTCCTAATCATGATCATAAGATTTTGTATCAGGCAAAGGTCAATGGAGCCTTCAGGTCTGTTTATGTTAAGCAAAAGGTCCAACTTCCCTAATAGAGATTATTATTGGGTCAACTACGACATATGATTAATGGGCTCTAAATGGGCCTAAATAGACTCAGCCCACATCCCTTAATTTGTCGGctcttattaattttaatatatcactaaatattaattatatttatcaatattatatatatatatatatatatatatatatatatatatatatatatatatatatatataaagatacaaaatacttaaaatatttgTAAGATGCTTACCACTAATGGGAATTAATGTCGCTCTAAGTGTCTAATGATAGTAAATAATATCCGAGTAAAATCAGATCAAATAAATTGCATAAAGGACGGATTTATGAAGAAGATATATAAGATtggatgaagagagagagagggattcatCGCATCCACACTATGGTACAGCCTTCATAAAGGAGAGATTTTTATCCTcggtcccttcttcttcttcttcttcttcggaatGAGGAGGTTCGCCACCACTCTCGTCCTCGTCTCTCTttgcttcttcttcgtcttccccTGTTGTCGGGCGCAGAGGGGGAGGCCGCGGTTGCTGGAGCGGTTCGCGCGGCCCGGCAACCGCGCGCGGGCGTACCAGTACGAGGAACGCTACTTCCGGCAGTCGCTGGACCACTTCAGCTTCGCCGACCTCCCGCCCTTCGACCAGCGCTACCTCATCGCAAACACCGGCGCGTGGGCCCGCCCCGCTGGCCCCATCTTCTTCTACTGCGGCAACGAGGGCGACATCGAGTGGTTCGCTGCTAACACCGGCTTCGTCTGGGACATCGCCCCCCGCTTCTCCGCCCTCGTCGTCTTCGCCGAGGTCACCACTGCTACCCCTACTCGCACTCACCCGTTTCCCTGTTCCTTGTCGCACAATTTGATCTCGATATGATCCCCTTCGAAGTCGATTATTTTGGTACGTAAGGATCGTTACCGATTGTTAACCCTAAAAGAACAACTTTTGGATACTAATTGGACAAGATATATATAGAAAGTGCAGTAGTAAGTCCGAACATGTAATGCATGTCTTTCACACATGACGTGTCGCAATTTGATCTTGATATGATCCCGTTCGAAGTCGATTATTTTGGTATGTGAAGATCGTTTACCAATTGTTAGTATTTCCAAAAACCTAAAAGAACACCTTTTGGGTACTAATTGAATTAAGTTTATATGGAAAGTACAAATACTAATTACTAGGTCTGAACATGTAAGGCACGTCTTTCACGCATGACGCAACCTCATCCACAATTGAGTTATTGGTGAATACCTCCTTGTGGCTTGATAATCTTTAGGATATTCCTTGTCTTGCTCACTGAAGGATTAAGACTATAAGTggtttggttatgtatttatgtattcgATCAAAGGTGGATATATATGAGACATATACCAATGACTTGGGCTCCATATCATGTTTTATAAATATGTTTGGACCACATATCCCGACACGTTGAGCGAATCTTTGAGTGCCTCCGTATAAGATCCTGTAGTTCTTTTTAATTGCTTGGAATGGGCTAAGGGTACCAAGGAAGGGACAGGCTGCCTTCGAAATATCATATCGATCGAGAAAGGAGAGGAGATTCAACCTTTTTTTTAAACCTTTAAATTGATGGAATTCTGTGagccttttatttatttactttttgGCCAGGAATCCCATGATCATGATCATCATGATCTCTTACATTTCAggcttggtctaatcattttaggAATCCTATTGCCAATAAAGCTAAAAATGGCTTGCGTCAATTGCTTTTTTCTGCATGAATTTTGCCCTCAATAGTTATAGACTTGGCCATCAACTTGGTCAGTCATTAAATCTTCACAATTTGATGATGATCTATGCATAAACCTCATACAACTTGGACAAGTAACAATCTATAAAGTTGACGTGCACGACTTATCATCCaagaaactaaatatttttgCTATGGCTTTTCAATCAAAAACAAATTATCATATGTATGTTTAGGCTTCATATGCATGGGTTGATCAATCTATTGATTCCTCGTATTTGACTTAGCTTGCCACAATCTTGTATTTAGCTCATGTTTAATCTCAATGTCCGTTGTTGATTGTTCTGTTAGAGGAGCTTGcttttaaatcataattttgtCAATCGGATTGAAGATGCTTCGATCTCTCACTCATCATATGCAAATTCCATCAAGTTTGGCCCAAGATCTGTCTGATACTATATATTAACAATGTGAACCGGAAACTATGTGGATTGTACTCCAAAGATGGAGTACTCACGAGATAGCGGAGTTTTACGATTCTCATGGATATGCATATTTCTTAGATGTCCTATATTTTGATACTAGAACAATGTACCTCTCCTCTTCTaatatttctcctttctttttgaaGGACGATTGTTTAAGGGAGCACCATTTAAATTTGTTCAACCAGCTGCTTCACCTGTGTTGCACTTAAATGATGGTTCAACTCATGGTTGCATTTGTCAAAATAACCTCAAGTTTCAGATAATCTAATATTCTTGGTTTTCTTTGTATTTGACAGCACCGGTACTATGGGAAGTCAATGCCCTATGGCAGTAAAGAAAAAGCATACAAGAATGCTGAGTCTCTGTCTTACCTTACAACTGAGCAAGCACTTGCCGACTTTTCAGCATTGCTTACCGACCTGAAACGTAATTTGTCATCAGAAGAAAGCCCAGTGGTCTTATTTGGTGGTTCCTATGGGGGAAGTAAGTCTATTTTTCTTCGTTTTTTATTGAAATGATTTCTTAGCTACCTGTCAAAAGGGTTAGAGTTTGTAATAGTTTTCTCTTGACGTTTTATGAGAATTTAGTTTCCACGTTTGGTTTACTGCTGCTGATACAGTGTTGGCTGCTTGGATGAGGCTGAAGTACCCGCATATTGCCATAGGTGCACTTGCTTCCTCTGCCCCCATTCTTCAGTTTGAAGACATCGTTCCACCCGATACATTCTATGATCTCGTCTCCAACGATTTTAAAGTCAGCATATCAAATTTTAATTGGATGCATACATACATAGTTACATGTTGTTAACATGCTTAGTCGTGTGATCTTAGCTTTTAACTGATTTCAGCGTGAAAGTTTGAGCTGCTTTGAAGCTATAAAGGAGTCTTGGAAGGTACTCGAAACTCAAGGGGAGGATAATGATGGTCTGCTCAAACTCAGCAGAGATTTTCGCTTGTGCCAGTAAGATGAGTTCTccgtgatataatttttttaaaagattcACACCAAGAAGAGGCTGGCTTGCTGTTCTCTCTCTATGGTGTCTATTCCCTTCTAGCTTGCATGATGGTTTTGTGGATTAATGAGTCACAGGAACCTCAACAATACTGAGGAACTTTCAGACTGGTTGAGTTCTGCCTACAGCTATCTTGCTATGGTGGACTACCCATACCCTTCTGACTTTATGATGCCATTGCCTGCAAACCCAATAAAGGAGGTTAGTTGACACAATAATCTGTAATTTGATTGTTAACAAGTTCTGGATTCTTTTCTTAATAATGGTATAGGATTGCTGCCGAAGGGGAATCATGAGAGAGAAGATAGAGGGGCATGGGCCGAGTGGGACAAAGGGTGTTTCAGGGGTTCCTTTTATAGGGTAAAAAACTAAATACAATTGGAAAGAAGGGGCTTACCACCCACTCCATGCATGGGCACTAAATTCTCTTTCATAAGTGGACAGTCCTAAACCAAACGATCCGTATTCCAATCCACTGGCAGTCCGTTAGGTACCAGGTGGTTCATGTTCTCCACAGGCAGACCGATACGTTCCGGATGGGCCATGTTTTTGTCTGCCCAATTTGCTGATCCTTGAAGGGAAGCATATAGGGGCATAACAATATCATGAAGTGAATGACCAACATATGGTTGTGGTATATATGGTTGTGATGCATATAATTGATTATAATTGCTTTTACGTTtttgttttcatttatttttccCAATTTTCTAGGTATGCAGAAAAATTGATAATTATCTTGATGGAACTAATGTCTTGGAACGCATTTTTGCTGGAGTAAGCATCTATTACAACTACACAGGAAATGTCGATTGCTTTGACTTGGAGGATGACCCTCATGGTTTGAGTGGTTGGAACTGGCAGGTATATAAGTGCTCCAGTGTATTGTGTTTTAATGTCCTACATGAAAGTCCATGATCTTTGTATAAATTGTCTTCCTTTTAATTATTAACAGGCTTGCACAGAGATGGTTATGCCTATGTCGAGCAGCCAAGACAGTAGCATGTTTCCAGCATATGATTTTGATTATGCTGCATATCAAGATCAGTGTTTACAGGATTATGGTGTCAGACCAAGGCCTCGATGGATCACAACTGAGTTTGGGGGTCACGTAAGTCAATTTTGTAATCTGATGATAAGTTGTAAAAGTAGATTTTCTGCCCAAACATGGCTATGAATCATATCTACTTTCACTGAGATCATGATGGTTGTGGTAAAATCTAGGAAAGGCAAACTATAGTTTCACCAATTTGAGATTAATGAAGGCATCCGTTCCGGTGTTGGGATGCTGAATTTTGATATGAAATGCTTTGTTTGTGCTTAATAACATTGTTTATATTGTGTGGTTCCTCACGATGCTTCAGCTGGCTGTATGACTTTCCATTAGCTAATTCACGTGAGTAGCTTGTGGAGGTACTACATGGCTATGTACTTCCTATGATGACATTTATGCTAGTCTTAACATTTTCAGCATTGTTTGTGAGTTATTTTACACGGCTATGAACCTTTACGTCGAGAAATTTTGTTAGTGAATGAGCAATCGCTACTTTTGATCAAATTTAATGACAATCTGTCAACCACCCCATTTTGAAAGGATATTAAGACGGCATTGAAGAAATTTGGCAGTAACATCATCTTCTCAAATGGATTATTGGATCCTTGGAGCGGTGGCAGGTAAAGCACTTGACATCGGATTTTCCTTGCAATTTATATGTTGTGTCTATACTTTTATCGTGTATGAGCTTGACTGTTCTTTCATTGTGCTTTCCAGTGTTTTGCAGAACGTATCCGAGAGTATCATAGCACTTGTAACCGAGCTAGGTAATCTCTTTCCTGGCTTGTGTCTATTAGTTCTCCGGTCAGAAAGTTCTCTTTACAAGGGATTATTGGTTTCTCAGGGGCGCATCATATCGATTTGCGTGCTTCAACCAAGGAGGATCCTGACTGGTTAGTGGAACAGAGGAATACAGAAATCATTCTTATCAAAGGTTGGCTATATGATTATTATCAGGAGAAAGCATCCTACTATATATTGTAGTTCCAATGATCTCTAAAACTTATAAAAGAACTGAAACGGCCACGACGTCACCGTCTACATGATGTCACTGTAGACTTTGTTAGACTGCATGCAGTGTAACCAATAAAGTGACATTTAGTTTGTTCCTGTCTGTGCTGCATGAACTGGAATGTATGTAGGGTTTGGTATTATGATGCCTTCTTAGAGCTAATTCAGATGTGATGATATAGAACTCAGGTAGACTCAATGGTAAGTAAACTTGGACCAGCTCTTCTTCTAATGCATATTTTTCATGTTAGTCATGATCAAGGTTTTAAATGCCCAATATCGATTTTGAGAGATGTGTACCAGTCTTGAGATACACATTTTGATGAGATACACATTTTGATATTGTTAAGTTCGGATCGATTAGGCACTGATATAATGCCTTTTGTGGTCCATGTTATATTATTTAGAGCAATCATTTCTTCTCAGTATTTTAGCTTTAGCTTTGGGGTCCTAATAACTTTGAAAAGGGAAGTAGCACTAGTTGAGAAGAAAGCTTTCATGGCAAAGTCATGGAAATCTGTCATTATAGCCACTGCTTACACTTTAGTGTGGTGTACAGCTTCACTTTCCACTTCACTGTGGATATCTAATGATGCCAGTGTGTTCTCAAGTTTGTGGGATTCCTTTACTATGATCTGTTCTTGCATTATAATAGTGTGAATTTGTGGTCCATGGAACAGCTACAACTCCACAGTAATTGGAAGCCCCACTGGAACCTGAATTGGTCTGAATGGATTcagaaaattttcaaaaagatATTAATTGAAATAAGAAGATAAAATTAAGGTTTATGAAAAAAGGAACATTCGTGAATTTAGAAATTTATTGAAATAAGAAGATAAAATTAAGATTTATGTTAAAAGGAACATTGGTGAATTTAGAAATTAATTGAAATAGGAATATAAAATTAAGATTTATGAGAAAATAAGAACATTCATGATAAGTTCACAATAGAAGGATAGATCAACCTAAATCTTTACATCATCGGACACAAAAAATTCACTTTCAAGTTGGGAATAATCAGGGTATGATTTTGTTTTATTAGGCAAAAGATatcaaattaggaaaaatgaaggataatattattattttgggTGATTTTGACCGTGATAGTACGGTCAAAAGAAGCATCCAAAGTTCGCCTCGAGACAGCAAACAATGACAAGCCATTGGCGTCCATCCGCCACCTCATCCGGTTTTCAAATTTGTTTCTATTTTGACCTCTCCGTGCAGTAGGAGCGGTGTAGTGAAATGAAGGCATCAGGTGCAACCCCTCTCGCGCTGTCTAATGGTACAACGGTCGTGGACACCGCTGGATCAAGCTAAATCGTTGAGTTGCCCGAATCACGAGGCTATTTAACCACACTCTTTTCCGTCGGAGCCCATGTAATCCAACTGGCATTGGATTTGGTCCACAACACAAATATGCCTTGCTTTCAAAAGCATTCAAATGTGACTCGCGTGCGAACGTTGGCATCGTTGTTCGATCCCATTCCCGGTTGTATAGACCCAACCCAAACTCGGTCCGATCGACGATACCCGTCTCACGAACACATGAGCGGTGGGTCCCGCTAGCGGAAACGTTAATACAGCCAACCATCGAGCAGGTATGCCGGTGAGTAAGCTGGAAAATAATTGTAGGCCTTACCTGCGATTCGTCGCGCGGTTTGCTTACCTTCTCTATCATTGGAGGCATGCGATGACTCTATGTGGCGCCCACTGAGGAAACCAACCAATGGAAGGTAGGCGAGGATTAGTGTCATCCGGGAGGTAACCGCACCGCTGTCTCAAGATGGAAAGCTAGGGATCCGACTCGGCCGAGTTGGACCGGACAAAGCTTTCTCTGTAAGACTCGATTTCCATCTCTACGGAACCCAAATGAGATGATAAAACGCCAAAAGGTGAAAGCAAAAAGCGGTGGGGGAGTCCTCCCGAGTCCACTCAATCGATCTTTCATTTTCTCTCGCTCGCGACGCGTCCGGCTCCTCCGTCACTCGGATCTAGGGTTTAGCTCCCATCGCCGTCCGCCGTCGAGATGACGAGCCCACGGCCGGGAGGGACGCCAGCTTCTCGGGCCGTGAATGCCTCCAAGACGCCCGCGACCGGGGGGACACCGCTTGGGGACGACGCGATCTGGAAAAGACTCAAGGAATCAGGCTTAGACGAGGAGAGTGTGAAGAAGAGGGATAAGGCCGCCCTGATTTCCTACATCACTAAGCTCGAATCCGAGGTGCTTTTCTTTATCTTTCATTGGAATTCTTTTTCCTTGATTCTTGATTTTTGGGTAGGTACCTGTTTTGATGTCGAGGGCTTCTGGGCATTCAGATGGGGGTTTAGGAGGTGTCTCTAGATCTAGTGTGCTAAACTAGAATCTTGAAAAAAGATTGGCTGTTCACTGCAAAATTGTGGGTTTTATcgctgatgaacttgatgaaattTCTTGTCCTGGAAAGTATGATTTCGACATCGATAGTTCAGGGTTTTCTTACACTTTTTTTGTCTAAGGTTTTGATACCTGTGTTGTACAGGGTTCCAGTTGTTCAAATAGGGTTTTGGAGGTAATTTTTGGCAAGATTGTTTTTCCCCTGGTATTATCGTGATCGCAACTGTGAGATAGCGTTAGATGGACTCGCTGGGAACActtctcatactgaatctttgttAGAGTTTAGGGGGTTTACACTTTAGGAAGCGAAATATAATCTATTGTTTGACCGCAAAACCCTAAATTATCTGTTTCTATTAATATGAACAAGAATGATCTCCATTGTTCACTTTGCAAGCCATATCTTTGTCACGTTTTCCACTCAACTAGATCAGTCTGGAAGTTCACGTGTGTGCTGCATGCCTGTTCAAGCTTAGGAATGACAATTTTTATCGTTTGTCATGTCATCTATGCAGAAAATTATTCTATCAAACTAATATGTCATACTATCCGTTAGGAGTATCAGTTACTACCTAATGGCTATGCTCAAATTCCTTTAGGGATGGTTCTCCTCAGTTGTCTTGTCTTTCATGACTCTTCAGGACTCGAACCATTTTTTATGCATGGTCACAAGTCTACATTCACTGTTTAATTGTTGGCCCTAGGTGTTTGATGCTATGAGATGTGGATAACCTTTTAGCGGACATATATGTATGTTTTACCCTTTTTAGGGATGACAGCAAATAGCTAACAGCAACTGTACTATTAATTGCTGGATGTCATTTTTCAGCTGATGAGAAGCTAGGCAAAGATATCACATAACAAAAGGGCTGGTACATTGAAAAAGAAGTTTTATCTAGGTCCTTGTGATCAGCAGCTCAAAAAGTATTAACATTTTTTTACATGTGCTGGGAGTTTGAACATCAATATCATGACTCATGCTTGTACTATATTGTTTATGAGTATGAAGGATGATGTCTTTTATCCCTGGTCTGCATCTTTTggattttcttcactttttttaatatttaatcttgtgcaactattcatgatgcatataaaTACTACTGTTGTCCTATCCCTTGTAGCCTAGCTGACGTTCAGTGGGAGATTTTCAGATCTGTGATTCGTGAAATGAACTTGTCTGTACTGTAGTCTTCTTTGAAAAGAACAATTTCCTTGCTTATTTTATAAGAATTAGATTGTTTTACTTTGTGCTACGATGCTCATGAATGGCTAATGAAGTTGCTACGTTAGTTGTGTTTTAGATTACATTTGTCATTGTGTCAGTTGATGGTTGTTTTCCTCAATGGAATAATGTGACATAAGGTATTATTGTGATGTTGTCATATCCAGTGGTTGTTTATGGCTCATGACCAGCATGTTTTTATCACTGTCTGATTCTGGACTCTTTAtctttttgttcttatgttattCGTCTTCAATATACTGGGAAtaatatataaatcaaataaaatgtTACAAATTTCTTTGTCAATTTTAAGCAGCAACAACCGGTTTCACAATTTCAGCCTTTCAATAATTATTTCTATTAGGAACTTTTGCTTGCACATATTT is from Musa acuminata AAA Group cultivar baxijiao chromosome BXJ1-6, Cavendish_Baxijiao_AAA, whole genome shotgun sequence and encodes:
- the LOC135677148 gene encoding uncharacterized protein LOC135677148 isoform X2; its protein translation is MRRFATTLVLVSLCFFFVFPCCRAQRGRPRLLERFARPGNRARAYQYEERYFRQSLDHFSFADLPPFDQRYLIANTGAWARPAGPIFFYCGNEGDIEWFAANTGFVWDIAPRFSALVVFAEHRYYGKSMPYGSKEKAYKNAESLSYLTTEQALADFSALLTDLKRNLSSEESPVVLFGGSYGGMLAAWMRLKYPHIAIGALASSAPILQFEDIVPPDTFYDLVSNDFKRESLSCFEAIKESWKVLETQGEDNDGLLKLSRDFRLCQNLNNTEELSDWLSSAYSYLAMVDYPYPSDFMMPLPANPIKEVCRKIDNYLDGTNVLERIFAGVSIYYNYTGNVDCFDLEDDPHGLSGWNWQACTEMVMPMSSSQDSSMFPAYDFDYAAYQDQCLQDYGVRPRPRWITTEFGGHDIKTALKKFGSNIIFSNGLLDPWSGGSVLQNVSESIIALVTELGAHHIDLRASTKEDPDWLVEQRNTEIILIKGWLYDYYQEKASYYIL
- the LOC135677148 gene encoding uncharacterized protein LOC135677148 isoform X1, which gives rise to MRRFATTLVLVSLCFFFVFPCCRAQRGRPRLLERFARPGNRARAYQYEERYFRQSLDHFSFADLPPFDQRYLIANTGAWARPAGPIFFYCGNEGDIEWFAANTGFVWDIAPRFSALVVFAEHRYYGKSMPYGSKEKAYKNAESLSYLTTEQALADFSALLTDLKRNLSSEESPVVLFGGSYGGMLAAWMRLKYPHIAIGALASSAPILQFEDIVPPDTFYDLVSNDFKRESLSCFEAIKESWKVLETQGEDNDGLLKLSRDFRLCHHRNLNNTEELSDWLSSAYSYLAMVDYPYPSDFMMPLPANPIKEVCRKIDNYLDGTNVLERIFAGVSIYYNYTGNVDCFDLEDDPHGLSGWNWQACTEMVMPMSSSQDSSMFPAYDFDYAAYQDQCLQDYGVRPRPRWITTEFGGHDIKTALKKFGSNIIFSNGLLDPWSGGSVLQNVSESIIALVTELGAHHIDLRASTKEDPDWLVEQRNTEIILIKGWLYDYYQEKASYYIL